Within the Gemmatimonadaceae bacterium genome, the region CGACCACCAGCCGTCCACATCGCCAACGTCGAACGGCAGCCCGAAATCGTGGAACCGCCATTCGTCAACGGATGGCGCCGCTCCGAAACGCTGCACATACGCGCTGTAGAACTGATCGGCATAGCCGACCGAGTGCATGCGTACGCGGCATGGCTCTTCTACCGGCTCCGGGCAACAGCGGTCATTCGGCTCCGCAAAGCCGGCGGGAGAGAACCGTGCTGTTGGATCCGCGCCGCGCACTGTCGTGACGAAGTAGTGATAGATACCCGCGTACTCGTAGGCCGGGATGCAATACTGGTCAGGCTCATCGCCGTTGATATAGAGCCGGCCGGGGTTGGCCCTCGCGAAGTCCAGAACGGGCTGTTCGGGCCATAATCCGCCGAATTGCCGGTTTAGCCGAGTGTCGAGAGCGAAGTTTTGCGTCTGGATCGGACTGGAGCTGTAGTTCCGCGACCACGCGACAAAGAACTTGTTGAATGGGACGTTATCGGTCCGCGCGACACTCGGGAGCTTGGGGCCTGTGGGTTGGAGCTTGGGGCCTGTGGGTTGTTGATCGGCGCACCCGGACAGGATTACGCATAGGAGTGCTGCGGGGATCATCGCGGATCGAACGCATTTCGACCGCAATAACTTCGGGTGATGCATAGCTATCCTCTGAGTCTGCCATAGAAACGGCCGACCGTCACTGTAGTTCTTACGCTTGAGGTGAGTGCGCCCAAGCTAAGAGGGATTTTCGATCTTACAAGGCTGGATTACGACACGTATTTGTGCATCCGGTCAGGAAGAACGATCCAGCGTTCATGAATGCGCTTGAAGGGTTATCTGGGAATCGCCTGGCGCGCGAAATTCTGACAACGGCAGAGCTCGATTTGCGAATGTTCCAGCAGCTTTACTTTTAGTGATTCAGGATGTGTTCGATCGACCATACCGGTGCAAACTAGCTCGGGACATTGCTCAACGGTCGGATATGTCGAACCGAGCCCTTTACAGAAGATTGCGAGCTATCGGATGAAGAAGGGTCAAAGGAAATGTATCGCGCGGACATGGCTAACAGAGCTCTTACTCATCAGAAACGCGCAGCGGTGAGACTCAATCCCCGTCGATCCGAGTCGACGGCGGAACGTAGAACGGAAGCCGGGCCGCGTCTGTTGATAGTCAAACTTCGATCGCGGGTATGTCGTCCCAACCCAACGATCTCGTTGCGCGGTCTCGTGAGTGATGTACCGAAGCGGAAGATTAGCGGTATGAAGGAGAGCATATCGATAGAAGTGAGCGACGGCACGCAGATGGGCGCGTACGTTTCAAGACCGCCGGGTAATGACCCTCGCCCCGCCATGATGGTCTTTCAGGAAGCGTTGGGTGTGAACTCGCAGATCCGCGGAGTAGCTGACCGGTGGGCGGAGAAGGGATTCGTTGCGATCGGCCTGATCTATTTGATCGAGTGAGCCCCGGCTACGAAACCAGTGCGCTCGACATCGAGCAGATCATGCCTCTCGTTCGATGACGGATTGGCTGCCGACGCAACTGCAGCGCACGCATGGCTGACCGAGCAGTCCTTCGTCGACTCGTCGCGAATAGCCGCTGTGGGATTCTGTATGGGTGGCCGCGCCACATTCATTGCCAACAGCGAACTGCCACTCGCTGCGGCGATCTCGTATTACGGCGGCTCCATCGCGCCCGCGCTTCTGGACCGTGTGCCTCGACTCCATGCTCCGCATCTCTTTTTCTGGGGCGGGCAGGACAAAGGAATTCCTGCTGAGCAGCGACGCGCGGTGACGGACGCTCTTGAGGCTGCCGGAAAGCTTTTCGTCAGTGTCGAGTTCTCGGATGCTAATCACGCATTCTTCAACGAGCAGGTCTATCGGTACAATGAGGCAGCTGCCAGGCAATCGTGGGCCAGGTCACACGCGTTTCTGCTGAACATTTCTAGCACGGTGGCCGGGGAGACGCATAAAAAAGTGAACGCGAGGTTCCGGGGTGAGTTTGGGGGTGAGTTTCTTCCGGCAGAGTGCGGCATTGAAGTCGGGAAACTCCGGCACCGACGGCCGGTTTCCCTCCAAAGTCCGGCAGAATGTAGTAGTTGGTTAGTGTATTGACCTGCTTCGGGAGCAGGAGGTCGCTGGTTCAAATCCAGTCGCCCCGACTATGTAGATCGATGCCCTGCCGTTACTTCAAGTGACTGCGCGCGAACTGCGTGACCTGGTGAACGAACGCCTCGAGTCGTGTCCTGATGTTCGTGATGCGTTGGCCGTCGAAGTTGACGTCGAGCCACGGCAGTTGCCCGAAATCCCGCCGCATCCGCGCCGAAATGCCGCTCACCACGATGCCGGGCATGCAGGAGAAGGGCATCACGTTCACAATCCCGGAGACGCCGTGCTGCGCGTAGTCCACCACTTTGGCGACGGTGAGCAGCGTCTCCGTGCCAAGCAGTGGGTCGAAGTATGGGCGCGCCATCTCGAATAAGTCGCGCATCGGCGGATCGGCCGGGTGACGCAGCAGCTGTTGCAGCCGCGCGAACATCTGGCGCTCGACGCGCTCCTGGTAGGCGCTCAGCGCCTTGGTGCCAAGCAGGCCGACCCATGAGCCGAAGAGGACGTCGCGCTCCATCTTCGTCTCATCGGTGAAGTGCAACCACTCCGTGAGTGTGCCGGTGACGACCTCTGCACCCGCCGCCTCGAGTTGCAGGATGAAATCCTGATTGCTGTGGGAGTTCAGCATGACGTAGATCTCTCCGAGCATGGCCACCACCGGCCGCGGCGTCGAGCGGTCCACGTTGACTTTGGCGAAGTCGGTGGCGATGCGATCGAGCGCCTGCAAAAGCAGCTTGCCGCCTCCCCGCTTCACTGTCTCCTCGATCACCTCCAGCCCCCGCTGGTACGCCTCGTCGGTCGCTCCTTTGCGGAGTTCGTACGGCCGGAACTCATAGCGGAGCTTGAGCAGGAGGTCGACGGCGACGATTCCTTCCCATACCAGCAGACGCAACGCTTGTGGGTGTTTGCCAAAGCCGCGGTACGAATTCTCCGAAGTCGGCGAGAGGATCTCGACGTCAGCAAAGCCTTCACGATCGAGCAGCTCCCGCTGCAGGATGCGGTACTGCCCGAAACGACAGGGCCCGGGGCTGGCGGGGATGATGAGCGCCGAGTTCGCAGGATCGATCATCCCGTTGCGACAGGCACGGATGATATCTCCGGTGGCCAGGAAGCACGGAAGGCACTCGCGCCCTCCACAGAGATCGAGGCCGATGGCGAGGGTCTCGTCGTCCGGCGGAGGGAGTACCTCGCATGCGATGTCATGGTGGCGAAGCGCGCCGCGGATGGCCACGACGTGGTCCGACATGAAGGGCAGGTACACCGTTCGGTTCTCCGCTTCCCCTCGCATCACCGGCAGCTGGCCGCGAGTGGACACCGCGCTCATGCCATCCTCCGCAGGTTGAGACTGTCGAGAAAGGCCTCGCAGCGCGTGATCATTCCCGCGTCGCCGGTGTGGTCGTCGACTTCGAGCTCGAGGAACGGCTTGCTGCCCAACGTCTCGCGGAAGAACGAGATCAGGAAGGCGTCGGGTCCGCAGTTGAAGTTCGTCAGGTACACCGCCTGCAACCGCGGATCGTCGCGCACAATCGCACCTGCCCGTAGGATGTCCTGACCCGAGCGCCAGTACATGTCGTCGTACCGCTCCGGCACCGGCACCGATTCGATCGGCAGGAAGTCCATGGGGATGGGGAGTACGCCGAGGCGTCGCAACTTGTAGGGGAGGTCGAGGTTCGCCCCAGGATCGTTCGCGGTGTAGGGTCGTCCGACGACGACGACCGCCGGCATCTCGCTGTTGAGGGCGTCGAGCGCCTCGCGGCCGCGAGTGCGGATCGCGACGGTGAAGCGCCGCAGCGCGTCCCATCCCGCCCGCACCGCGTCATCGGCTACCGCCTTCGATGCGCCGGTCAGCGCGTGCGCGAGCGCGCGCAACTGGCCCCGGGCGGCGCGTGCGTTCGCCAGGTGCAATGCCAGATTCACGACGCGCGGCCCGTTGGGGCCTTCCGGCATGTTGGCCATCAGCAGGTGCGGCGTCGCCGAGATCAGTGGGCAGTAGTGATTGTGCGGCTGCCCCGGCGCGGCATTTTCCCGCGTCATCAGGCTGGGCAGGAAGAGCACATCGATATCGCGAGCCGTCACGTCGAGGAGGTGCCCGAAGGCCAGCTTCACCGGGAAGCACGACTCGGCCACGGCACTCTTCTGCGTGAGCTTGACCAGCTCGGGATTCGTTGGTGCGGACAACACGACATCGCACCCCAGCCGTTCCAGGAAACCGCGCCAGAACGGGAAGAAGTCGAAGAACGTGAGGTTGCGCATGACACCGACGCGCAGCTTTCCGGGCGCGCGATCACGAGGCGGCGGTTCCGTCCAGCCATCCAGCAGCAGGCGCTCCCGCTCCGCAAAGAGGTCGGGAATCTCGCGCCACGACGTGCTTATGCCGCGCCCGGCCTCCTCGAACTTGTCGCACCGCGCTCCGTAGAAGAACGGCGTCTCCCCCTCGATGACGACCTTGTGCACTTCACACAGATTCGGGCACGCCCTGCACTCGAAGACGGAGCTCTCGTATCGCCGCTGCGAGAGGTCGAAGCCGCGGAATCGTGTCGGTGCGACATCGACGCTCTGGCGTCGCTCCATCTCCTCGCGCGCGAGGATCGCCACGCCGATGGCGCCGGTGACGTCGTGGTTTGGTGGCACCGTGATCGCGCGCCGCGTGATTGACGAGAACGCCGAGACCACCGCCGCATTCGAGGCGACGCCACCCTGGAGGAACACCCGCGACCCGATCGGCCGTCCGTTGACGACGCGATTCAGGTAGTTCTCAACGATGGAGTAGGCCAGGCCCGCGGTGAGATCCGGGACGCGCGCGCCCTGCTGCTGGTGGTGCACGATATCCGATTCCATGAAGACCGTGCACCGCTCGCCCAGCGCGGCGGGACACGGCGAAGAGAACGCAAGTTCACTGAACTGCTCCTCGATCCGGATCTTGAGGCGGTCGGCCTGCTCCTGCAGGAAGCTCCCGGTGCCGGCAGCGCAGGCGTTATTCATCGTGAAGTCAGTCACCGCCCCGTTGTGCAGCCGGATGAACTTGCTGTCCTGTCCGCCGATCTCGAAGACGGTGTCGACGCCCGGATCGATCGAGACGGCCGCGCATGCCTGGGCCGTGATCTCGTTGCGCACGACGTCAGCGCCGATGAAGTCGCCGGTGAGGTATCGTCCCGATCCGGTGGCGCCCACGCCACGCACGTTGACCCGTGCCTCGGCGTCGGCCGCGACGAGGCGGAGTCCCTCGCGCACCGCCTCGAGCGGTCGGCCGGCAGTCATGAGGTAACGGCGCGCCAGCACGCGATTCCTGGCGTCGATGAGGACCACGTTGGTACTGACGGATCCGACGTCGGCGCCGAGCCAGGCGTCGAGCTTCTCGCCCGGTGGCAGCGAAGCGACATCCAGGTGCGAGCCGTCGCCGCTGGACGGGCGAACGAGGACCGGCAGGCTGGCCCGGTCTGACGATCCGGCTCGCATCGCCTCCTGCAGTCGATCAAACCCGACGAATGGCCGCGTCGCAGCACCCCGCTCGGCTTCGTCCATCGCAACGTAGGCGGCGCCGAGGGCGGCCATGATCGTGTGGTGCTCGGGAACGATGATCGACCCCTCGGGGACGCCGAGCACCGTTTCGAAGGCCCGCTTCACGGCCGCGTTGTAGGCGACGCCACCCTGGAAGAGAATCGGGGCGACGAATCGCTTGCCTTTGCCGATGACGGTGGTGAAGTTGCGCGCCATCGCGAGACAGACGCCCATGAGGATGTCCGACATCGGCGTCCCCACCTGCTGCAGGTGGATCATGTCGGACTTGGCGAAGACGGTGCACCGGCCGGCGATGCGCGCGGGGCTCCGGCTCTCCATGGCGATGCGGGCGAACTCGCCGTCGATGGCGATGCCGAGTCGCTCGGCCTGCTGGTCGAGGAAAGCCCCTGTCCCCGCGGCACAGAGGGCGTTCATCGAGAAGTCCTCGAGCATCATCTGGCGGCTTCCCTCATCCCAACGCAGGGAGAGAAGCTTCGAGTCCTGCCCGCCGATCTCGATGATGGTTTGCGCTTCGGGGTGAAATTCCCCAACGGCACGGGTCTGCGCGACCAGCTCGTTCACGTGCACACCGCCAATGACGTCGGCGATCGGACCACCTCCCGAACCGGAGAGGCCGATCATGCGCACGCCTGAAGGGTCGACGTCCTTTCCGATCTCCGCGAGAGTCTGGAGCAGCGCCCCGCGAGGGCGGCCGGACGACCGCACGTATCGCCAGCCGAGCAACCTCCGGCTCCTGTCAAGCGCCACGACCTTCACCGTCGTGGATCCGACGTCAATGCCAAGACAGACCGCTTCCATTCGACTCCTGCCAGGTATGGCGGACGCATTCCGGAGGTCTTCGAATAGTCGAAGCGGCTCCCCGGGGCAATACGGCATTCTGCCTTTAAGAAGGTCGGTGCCCTCTTCAGTTGCGGCCATACGTCATGTGACGTAGGCGTGCGGGACAAC harbors:
- a CDS encoding acyl-CoA dehydratase activase produces the protein MEAVCLGIDVGSTTVKVVALDRSRRLLGWRYVRSSGRPRGALLQTLAEIGKDVDPSGVRMIGLSGSGGGPIADVIGGVHVNELVAQTRAVGEFHPEAQTIIEIGGQDSKLLSLRWDEGSRQMMLEDFSMNALCAAGTGAFLDQQAERLGIAIDGEFARIAMESRSPARIAGRCTVFAKSDMIHLQQVGTPMSDILMGVCLAMARNFTTVIGKGKRFVAPILFQGGVAYNAAVKRAFETVLGVPEGSIIVPEHHTIMAALGAAYVAMDEAERGAATRPFVGFDRLQEAMRAGSSDRASLPVLVRPSSGDGSHLDVASLPPGEKLDAWLGADVGSVSTNVVLIDARNRVLARRYLMTAGRPLEAVREGLRLVAADAEARVNVRGVGATGSGRYLTGDFIGADVVRNEITAQACAAVSIDPGVDTVFEIGGQDSKFIRLHNGAVTDFTMNNACAAGTGSFLQEQADRLKIRIEEQFSELAFSSPCPAALGERCTVFMESDIVHHQQQGARVPDLTAGLAYSIVENYLNRVVNGRPIGSRVFLQGGVASNAAVVSAFSSITRRAITVPPNHDVTGAIGVAILAREEMERRQSVDVAPTRFRGFDLSQRRYESSVFECRACPNLCEVHKVVIEGETPFFYGARCDKFEEAGRGISTSWREIPDLFAERERLLLDGWTEPPPRDRAPGKLRVGVMRNLTFFDFFPFWRGFLERLGCDVVLSAPTNPELVKLTQKSAVAESCFPVKLAFGHLLDVTARDIDVLFLPSLMTRENAAPGQPHNHYCPLISATPHLLMANMPEGPNGPRVVNLALHLANARAARGQLRALAHALTGASKAVADDAVRAGWDALRRFTVAIRTRGREALDALNSEMPAVVVVGRPYTANDPGANLDLPYKLRRLGVLPIPMDFLPIESVPVPERYDDMYWRSGQDILRAGAIVRDDPRLQAVYLTNFNCGPDAFLISFFRETLGSKPFLELEVDDHTGDAGMITRCEAFLDSLNLRRMA